The Chryseobacterium indicum genome includes a window with the following:
- a CDS encoding DUF6678 family protein, giving the protein MDKLEKEILKRVSYMNNSKWFRLLTEMRDTEINIQSAYIKFLLNDRKYKFHLGGFNTNGFGDVSELGPFRYKEIEWILIPERHETERWNRNEKLTSEFFFQPIEKIEQIIKNMGLLEYEITEEGLRIFGYK; this is encoded by the coding sequence ATGGACAAACTGGAGAAAGAAATTCTGAAACGGGTTTCCTATATGAACAATTCAAAATGGTTCAGGTTACTGACAGAAATGCGGGATACAGAAATAAATATTCAGTCTGCATACATTAAATTTCTGCTGAACGACAGAAAATACAAATTTCATCTTGGAGGTTTTAACACAAATGGTTTTGGAGACGTAAGCGAACTGGGACCATTCAGATATAAAGAAATTGAATGGATTCTGATTCCTGAAAGACATGAAACAGAACGATGGAACAGAAATGAAAAACTGACATCAGAATTTTTTTTTCAGCCGATAGAAAAAATTGAACAGATCATAAAGAATATGGGACTGTTGGAATATGAAATAACAGAAGAGGGACTGAGAATTTTTGGATATAAATAA
- a CDS encoding MBL fold metallo-hydrolase: protein MLQIQGFVFNFASENTYILYNENKKAWLFDPGNMNGQETKAIESFISENELKIEKILLTHAHIDHVLGLQWAFDTYKVPVLMHREDKEVLDMFQISGMRFGFELDHIHVEIQYINEGDELDFDGEKFKIYHVPGHSPGSVVYHNENQKFIISGDVLFEGSIGRTDLYKGNYEQLIEGIKTKLFILDNDTQVFSGHGNPTKIGFEKEYNPFFK from the coding sequence ATGCTTCAGATCCAAGGTTTCGTATTCAATTTTGCAAGCGAAAACACTTATATCCTTTATAACGAAAATAAAAAAGCATGGTTATTTGATCCCGGAAATATGAACGGACAGGAAACCAAAGCGATCGAAAGTTTCATTTCAGAAAATGAACTGAAAATTGAAAAAATTCTTTTAACGCACGCTCATATTGATCATGTTTTGGGCTTACAATGGGCTTTTGACACGTATAAAGTTCCTGTTCTGATGCACAGAGAAGACAAAGAAGTGCTGGATATGTTCCAGATCAGCGGGATGAGGTTTGGTTTTGAGCTGGATCATATTCATGTGGAAATTCAATATATTAATGAGGGTGACGAACTGGATTTTGACGGAGAAAAATTCAAAATCTATCATGTTCCGGGACATTCTCCGGGGAGTGTGGTTTATCATAACGAAAATCAGAAATTTATCATTTCCGGAGATGTTCTGTTTGAAGGAAGCATCGGAAGGACTGATCTTTATAAAGGAAACTATGAGCAGCTAATTGAAGGAATCAAAACCAAACTTTTCATTTTGGATAATGACACTCAGGTTTTCTCCGGACACGGAAATCCTACGAAAATCGGGTTTGAAAAGGAGTATAATCCGTTTTTTAAGTAA
- a CDS encoding type IX secretion system plug protein domain-containing protein, translating into MKTLQLLLLSLGGLVFGQNIQSIQLFNPQTNDETPVINFNQQLVLSFDDLTNASEIYRYTIKHYNRNWEDDNLFFTEFANGSLNGLLDKFQYSFNTLQSYTHYTLNFPNEKIQPKISGNFELIVYKDSAEKPLFKRRFYVVEDAATLAIGVSRFADARNPDANQRIEVKAVPKGGDITSNVNSMTLNVMQNNNPNVTINNLKPSATLGNQLLFQQLSLIFSGNNEFYYFDNKNMNMAADMVRATELLDGVNQTYLHPVWAFPLNYQYQPDVNGAWYYRRNDLGRERDATREADYSWVHFYLDSEPVDKEIFVLGGFNNFKPSKENQMQYDETLKKYVAKIYLKQGFYNYILATKNPDGRLNFGEVNGNFWQTENLYQAFLYYAPFGRNYDGLMGYGEFRTPVR; encoded by the coding sequence ATGAAAACATTGCAGCTACTTTTACTTTCTTTGGGCGGACTGGTTTTTGGACAGAATATCCAGAGTATTCAATTGTTTAATCCACAGACCAATGACGAAACACCGGTTATTAATTTTAATCAGCAGTTGGTTTTAAGTTTCGATGATCTTACCAATGCAAGCGAAATTTACAGATATACCATAAAGCATTACAACAGAAACTGGGAAGACGATAATCTTTTCTTTACGGAATTTGCCAATGGAAGTTTAAACGGTTTGCTGGATAAATTTCAGTATTCTTTCAATACACTGCAATCATATACGCACTACACGCTGAATTTCCCGAACGAGAAAATACAGCCGAAAATATCTGGGAATTTCGAGCTTATAGTGTACAAAGATTCTGCTGAAAAACCGCTTTTCAAAAGAAGATTTTATGTGGTGGAAGATGCAGCAACTTTAGCAATAGGGGTTTCAAGATTTGCTGATGCAAGAAATCCTGATGCGAACCAAAGGATAGAAGTGAAAGCAGTTCCCAAAGGCGGAGATATAACATCGAATGTAAATTCCATGACGCTGAATGTAATGCAGAACAATAATCCGAATGTTACAATAAATAATTTAAAACCTAGTGCGACATTGGGAAACCAGCTTCTTTTTCAGCAGCTTTCCTTGATATTTTCGGGGAATAATGAATTTTATTATTTCGATAATAAGAATATGAACATGGCTGCAGATATGGTTCGTGCAACCGAACTTTTGGACGGAGTTAACCAGACTTATCTTCATCCGGTCTGGGCTTTTCCGCTGAATTATCAGTATCAGCCGGACGTTAACGGCGCGTGGTATTACCGTAGAAATGATCTGGGAAGAGAAAGGGATGCTACGAGAGAAGCAGATTATTCATGGGTGCATTTTTACCTTGATTCTGAGCCGGTCGACAAAGAAATTTTTGTTTTGGGAGGGTTCAATAATTTCAAACCAAGCAAGGAAAACCAGATGCAGTATGATGAGACATTAAAAAAATATGTGGCAAAAATATATCTGAAGCAGGGTTTTTACAACTATATTCTGGCAACAAAAAATCCCGATGGAAGACTTAATTTCGGTGAAGTGAACGGTAATTTCTGGCAGACGGAAAATCTTTATCAGGCATTTTTATATTATGCCCCTTTCGGAAGAAATTACGATGGATTAATGGGGTATGGCGAATTCAGAACGCCGGTGAGATGA
- a CDS encoding phosphotransferase — MTEKFPAINSTLDPVHLGYLIQQKYGLSNKTKCSIFRLAMNHLYIIHDEEKKFVFRVYTHHWRTKSEIEEELKLLLHLKDENRQVAFPIADKFSDYIQEIEAPEGKRFGVLFSYAKGIKTAKFSSEASFLIGQALARVHQSAEHFELNRISYDSKNLLTDPVEKIKKFFNDGNTEVIFLEKLSEFLSHKFETFDRQQMRYGSVHLDVWFDNLHIDNEKEVTFFDFDFCGNGYLCFDISYFLFQLLATNLNEEEYLTKAKSFLQGYETVTTISNEEKKFLSYACLAVITYYISVQCDRFEFWTNIFLNEDHLKRMVGNLKRWMAYHSIEIE, encoded by the coding sequence ATGACAGAAAAATTCCCTGCTATAAACAGTACGCTTGATCCCGTACATCTCGGATATCTTATTCAGCAAAAATACGGACTGAGTAACAAAACAAAATGCAGCATTTTCCGCCTAGCCATGAATCATTTGTACATTATTCATGATGAGGAAAAGAAATTTGTTTTCCGAGTGTATACTCATCATTGGCGGACAAAATCTGAAATTGAGGAAGAACTAAAGCTTCTTCTTCATTTAAAAGACGAAAACCGGCAGGTTGCTTTTCCGATTGCAGACAAATTTAGTGACTATATCCAGGAAATTGAAGCCCCGGAAGGAAAAAGATTCGGTGTTTTATTTTCTTATGCGAAAGGCATAAAAACGGCAAAATTTTCTTCTGAAGCAAGTTTTCTGATCGGACAGGCTTTAGCCAGAGTTCATCAGTCGGCAGAACATTTTGAACTGAACAGGATTTCTTATGATTCAAAAAATCTGCTTACAGACCCTGTTGAAAAGATAAAAAAATTCTTTAACGATGGTAATACCGAAGTTATTTTTCTGGAGAAATTATCTGAATTTTTAAGCCATAAATTCGAAACTTTCGACAGACAGCAAATGAGATACGGAAGCGTACATCTTGATGTCTGGTTTGATAATCTGCACATTGATAATGAAAAGGAAGTTACTTTTTTCGATTTTGATTTCTGCGGAAACGGCTATTTATGTTTTGATATTTCTTACTTTCTGTTTCAGCTTCTGGCAACAAACCTGAATGAGGAAGAATATCTGACAAAAGCAAAAAGTTTTTTACAGGGTTATGAAACGGTAACAACAATCAGCAACGAAGAGAAAAAGTTCTTATCTTACGCCTGTTTAGCTGTCATAACGTATTACATCAGTGTGCAGTGCGACAGATTTGAATTCTGGACAAATATCTTCCTGAATGAAGATCATCTGAAAAGGATGGTTGGAAATTTAAAACGATGGATGGCTTATCATTCTATTGAAATTGAATAA
- a CDS encoding M4 family metallopeptidase gives MKMKFILVSSVAVCSFVFGQNVPSKLIPAKDGLHADFMRFEKDRPAFQGSPVLFDETSQRLSQAQGRKLGFEKDQLGFETHRFQQTIDGIPVEYGMMAVQTKDGKIVGESGKWIVKTPKNLEKSAKISESIALQNAMAFVGADSYKWQNKEEEEFIKKESNDASASFAPKGEVVYYSDPADDKMKDLKLAYKFDIYAEKPLSRQYVFVDAKDGKVLGVDAIIHEVNTPGTAVTGYSGTRSIVTDSYNGSYRLRETGRNGGTAVQTFDLKKGTNYASAVDFTDADNTWNNVNTNKDQYATDAHWGAEMTLDYLYTKFGRKSIDNNHFAIKSYVHYSTNYFNAFWDGTRMTYGDGSSTTNGGKPLTALDVCGHEITHGMTSKTANLAYQRESGALNEGFSDIFGNSIERWARPTQNSWKLGEDFSYVIRDMANPNAYGQPDTYLGTYWKATTTTGCASPTQTNDYCGVHTNSGVLNFWYYLLVTGGTGTNDKGFAYNVTGIGLDKAAAIAYRTLTTYLSSSSTYLNARTYSLQAAADLYGAGSAEVTQVTNAWNAVGVGGGTSAAGKTAASDASLYTISPNPATDKFTVSFEGKEGSGVVEVMSLTGKREISEKVKLTDGANRVEIQLPGNMLPGIYVVTVNGQKAGNLIKK, from the coding sequence ATGAAAATGAAATTTATCTTAGTGTCAAGTGTTGCTGTATGTTCTTTTGTTTTCGGACAAAATGTACCGTCTAAACTAATTCCGGCTAAAGACGGACTGCATGCAGATTTTATGAGATTCGAAAAAGACAGACCTGCTTTTCAGGGCAGTCCGGTTTTATTTGATGAAACTTCACAAAGACTATCCCAAGCTCAGGGCCGCAAGTTGGGTTTTGAAAAAGATCAGTTGGGATTTGAAACGCACAGATTTCAGCAGACCATCGATGGAATTCCTGTAGAATACGGGATGATGGCTGTACAGACCAAAGACGGCAAAATTGTAGGAGAATCCGGAAAATGGATTGTTAAGACTCCTAAAAATTTAGAAAAAAGCGCTAAAATTTCCGAAAGCATCGCATTACAGAACGCGATGGCATTTGTAGGCGCAGATTCTTACAAATGGCAGAATAAAGAAGAGGAAGAATTTATTAAAAAAGAATCAAATGATGCCAGTGCATCTTTCGCTCCTAAAGGAGAAGTAGTTTATTATTCTGATCCTGCTGATGATAAAATGAAGGATTTGAAGCTGGCTTACAAATTCGATATCTATGCTGAAAAACCATTAAGCAGACAATATGTTTTTGTAGACGCAAAAGACGGTAAGGTATTGGGAGTTGATGCGATTATCCACGAAGTTAATACTCCGGGAACAGCTGTTACAGGGTACAGCGGAACCAGAAGCATCGTTACAGATTCTTACAATGGAAGCTACAGATTAAGAGAAACAGGAAGAAACGGCGGAACGGCTGTTCAGACTTTTGACCTTAAAAAAGGAACCAACTATGCTTCGGCAGTAGACTTTACAGATGCGGATAATACATGGAATAACGTTAATACAAACAAAGATCAATATGCAACTGATGCGCATTGGGGAGCAGAAATGACGTTGGATTATCTGTATACTAAATTCGGAAGAAAGAGTATCGATAACAATCATTTTGCAATAAAATCTTATGTGCATTACTCTACCAATTATTTTAATGCCTTCTGGGACGGAACCAGAATGACGTATGGTGACGGAAGTTCCACAACAAACGGAGGAAAACCTCTTACAGCTTTGGATGTTTGTGGTCACGAAATTACTCACGGGATGACTTCTAAAACAGCAAATCTTGCTTATCAGAGAGAATCAGGAGCTTTAAATGAAGGCTTTTCCGATATCTTTGGAAATTCAATAGAGCGTTGGGCAAGACCTACACAAAATAGTTGGAAATTAGGAGAAGATTTCAGTTATGTAATCAGAGACATGGCAAACCCGAATGCTTACGGACAGCCGGATACTTATCTTGGAACGTACTGGAAAGCAACTACTACAACAGGTTGTGCAAGTCCTACTCAGACCAATGATTACTGTGGAGTTCATACGAATTCAGGAGTTCTTAATTTCTGGTATTATTTATTAGTAACCGGAGGAACCGGAACTAATGATAAAGGATTTGCTTACAATGTTACAGGAATCGGTCTGGATAAAGCGGCAGCTATCGCTTACAGAACACTTACAACATATTTATCCTCTTCTTCAACTTATCTGAATGCAAGAACGTATTCTCTTCAGGCGGCTGCAGATTTATACGGCGCAGGAAGTGCTGAAGTTACTCAGGTTACCAATGCATGGAATGCTGTGGGAGTAGGAGGCGGAACGTCTGCTGCAGGAAAAACTGCCGCTTCAGATGCTTCATTATACACAATCAGTCCAAATCCGGCAACCGATAAATTTACCGTATCATTTGAAGGTAAAGAAGGAAGCGGAGTAGTAGAAGTAATGAGCCTTACCGGTAAAAGAGAAATTTCCGAAAAAGTGAAATTAACAGATGGAGCGAACAGAGTGGAAATTCAGCTTCCGGGTAATATGCTTCCGGGAATTTATGTGGTAACTGTAAATGGACAAAAAGCAGGAAACTTAATTAAAAAATAA
- a CDS encoding trehalase family glycosidase gives MKKQLYIYEIQALFDDVQRSEVFEDQKMMTDAVPLFPVEEINAKYEEGKQSEDFNLKEFVLSNFDFLGAKISIQREDHLPIEEHIGKLWDELTRTAYEEKGTLLKLPKPYVVPGGRFNEFFYWDSYYIMLGLQISGRVEMMENIIENCSYLIQNVGFVPNASRTHFLSRSQPPYFSLMLDLLFETTKDENIYIRYYYTLEKEYAFWMNGAEKLENGSAVNRVVKTIHGDVLNRYYDAENIPRPESYLIDIEDSENAGDEFYRNIRSACESGWDFSSRWFADGEHIQTIETLNLAEIDLNCLLWHLEETLAKSSSLQKLNERKIDYSERAAKRRQMIDQYFWDETSRTYKDYHTQKNTNTASEHIAALYPLFLKIASEDQAKAVAKNIEEKFLYQGGLVTTTKNTGQQWDFPNAWAPYQWLGYQSMKNYGFDDLAEKIKNNWCSNVERVYKNTGKLMEKYNALDIETVAGGGEYPNQDGFGWTNGVYLKLKKN, from the coding sequence ATGAAGAAGCAGTTATATATATATGAAATTCAGGCTCTTTTTGATGATGTGCAGAGATCAGAGGTTTTTGAAGATCAGAAGATGATGACGGATGCGGTTCCCTTGTTTCCGGTCGAAGAAATTAATGCAAAATATGAAGAAGGGAAACAGTCGGAAGATTTTAACCTGAAAGAATTTGTACTGTCAAATTTCGATTTTCTGGGAGCTAAAATATCCATTCAGAGGGAAGATCACCTTCCAATTGAAGAACATATCGGAAAATTATGGGATGAACTGACAAGAACAGCCTATGAGGAAAAGGGGACTTTACTGAAACTTCCAAAACCCTATGTGGTTCCGGGAGGTCGCTTCAATGAATTTTTCTACTGGGACAGTTATTACATCATGTTGGGACTTCAGATTTCCGGAAGAGTGGAAATGATGGAAAATATTATTGAAAACTGTTCGTATCTTATTCAGAATGTAGGATTTGTACCGAATGCGAGCAGAACCCATTTCTTAAGCCGTTCTCAGCCGCCCTATTTCTCGTTGATGCTGGATCTGCTTTTTGAAACAACAAAAGACGAAAATATCTACATCAGATACTACTACACTTTAGAAAAAGAATATGCTTTCTGGATGAACGGAGCTGAAAAACTGGAAAATGGTTCGGCGGTAAACAGAGTAGTGAAAACAATTCACGGAGATGTATTGAACAGATATTATGATGCTGAAAACATACCGCGACCTGAAAGTTATTTAATTGATATTGAAGACAGTGAAAATGCAGGAGATGAGTTTTACAGAAACATCAGAAGCGCTTGCGAATCGGGTTGGGATTTTTCCAGCAGATGGTTTGCAGACGGAGAACATATACAGACTATTGAAACGTTGAATCTTGCTGAAATTGATCTGAACTGCCTTTTATGGCATTTGGAAGAAACACTGGCAAAATCTTCATCGCTTCAAAAATTAAATGAAAGAAAAATTGATTATTCTGAAAGGGCAGCAAAGCGAAGACAAATGATAGATCAGTATTTCTGGGACGAAACTTCCAGAACGTACAAAGATTATCATACTCAAAAAAACACAAACACAGCGTCTGAACATATTGCTGCTCTTTATCCTTTATTCCTGAAAATCGCGAGTGAAGATCAGGCAAAGGCAGTTGCGAAAAATATTGAAGAAAAATTTCTGTATCAGGGAGGTTTAGTAACAACGACTAAAAACACAGGTCAGCAATGGGATTTTCCAAACGCCTGGGCGCCGTATCAATGGCTGGGTTATCAGTCGATGAAAAACTACGGATTTGATGATCTGGCTGAAAAAATTAAAAACAACTGGTGCAGCAACGTGGAAAGGGTATACAAAAATACCGGAAAACTGATGGAAAAATACAATGCTTTAGACATAGAAACCGTTGCAGGAGGCGGAGAATATCCTAATCAGGATGGTTTCGGATGGACAAACGGAGTGTATCTCAAATTAAAAAAGAATTAA
- the hemH gene encoding ferrochelatase, with product MKGILLVNLGSPKSTAVNDVREYLDEFLMDEKVIDYRWFFRALLVQGIILNTRPKKSAEAYKTVWTDEGSPLIVITEKIQKKLQKVVDVPVEIGMRYAQPSIEAGIQKLVDQGVSEIVLFPLYPQYAMSTTETVVEKAEEVRKQKFPKVKINYIQPFYDRDIYINCLAESIREKLPENFDALQFSYHGVPERHIYKTDPTKTCNLNDCCSRESNPSHTFCYRHQCFKTTNLVIEKLNLPKEKTIVSFQSRLGKDKWIEPYTDETLETIPKKGVKNLAIVCPAFVSDCLETLEEISVEGKEQFLHGGGENFHYIPCLNDEDRWIEVVKILCEEKLHEFYLV from the coding sequence ATGAAAGGAATTTTATTAGTAAATCTTGGTTCGCCGAAGTCTACGGCAGTAAATGATGTAAGAGAATATCTGGATGAATTCCTGATGGATGAAAAAGTGATCGATTATCGCTGGTTCTTCCGTGCGCTTCTGGTACAGGGAATTATCCTGAACACAAGACCGAAAAAATCTGCGGAAGCTTATAAAACGGTTTGGACGGACGAAGGTTCTCCTCTTATTGTGATCACAGAAAAAATTCAGAAGAAACTTCAGAAAGTGGTGGATGTTCCTGTGGAAATCGGGATGAGATATGCGCAGCCGAGTATTGAAGCCGGAATTCAGAAACTGGTAGATCAGGGAGTTTCCGAAATTGTACTTTTCCCGCTGTATCCTCAATATGCAATGAGTACCACAGAAACGGTGGTGGAAAAAGCAGAAGAAGTAAGAAAACAAAAGTTTCCGAAGGTAAAGATCAATTATATTCAGCCTTTTTACGATCGCGATATTTACATCAACTGTTTAGCGGAAAGCATCAGAGAAAAACTTCCTGAAAATTTCGACGCTTTGCAGTTTTCTTATCACGGTGTTCCGGAAAGACATATTTATAAAACTGATCCTACGAAAACGTGTAATCTGAACGACTGCTGTTCCAGAGAAAGCAATCCAAGTCATACGTTTTGCTACCGTCACCAATGTTTCAAAACAACCAATCTGGTAATTGAAAAACTGAATCTTCCAAAGGAAAAAACCATTGTTTCTTTCCAGTCAAGATTAGGAAAAGACAAATGGATCGAACCTTACACCGATGAAACACTGGAAACTATTCCTAAAAAAGGAGTAAAAAATCTCGCGATTGTGTGCCCTGCTTTCGTTTCCGATTGTCTGGAAACACTGGAAGAAATTTCAGTGGAAGGAAAAGAGCAGTTTTTACACGGAGGAGGAGAAAATTTCCATTATATTCCCTGCCTTAATGATGAAGACCGATGGATTGAAGTGGTAAAAATACTTTGCGAAGAAAAGCTTCATGAGTTTTATCTGGTATAA
- a CDS encoding leucine-rich repeat domain-containing protein, with protein MSLSEAMQNPKNCKKLSLLFIEYNLKDKGAIFSQFINLRTLEIQAHPFIYDLDDFELPKEIADLKKLKKIWLLNLPFKTFPEWITQIKSLTYLMIRGNDIDTVPETISQLDQLKTLRIENCELNKLPKTLNQMLNLKYLGLCETKLTDLNPDLFPKNLKEINLSGSRRYKDDDFENLKRTMKRTKI; from the coding sequence TTGTCCTTAAGCGAAGCAATGCAAAATCCAAAGAATTGTAAAAAACTTAGTCTGCTGTTTATAGAATACAATCTAAAGGACAAAGGTGCCATTTTTTCGCAATTTATCAACTTAAGAACCTTAGAAATTCAGGCACATCCTTTTATTTATGATTTGGATGATTTTGAACTTCCGAAAGAAATTGCTGACTTGAAAAAACTAAAAAAGATTTGGCTTTTAAATCTTCCGTTTAAAACCTTTCCAGAGTGGATCACTCAGATAAAATCATTAACATACTTGATGATTCGAGGAAATGATATTGATACAGTTCCTGAGACAATATCGCAATTAGATCAATTAAAAACATTACGTATTGAAAACTGCGAACTGAATAAATTACCAAAAACCCTCAACCAAATGTTAAACTTAAAATATTTAGGTTTGTGCGAGACAAAACTTACAGATTTAAATCCTGATCTTTTTCCGAAAAATTTAAAAGAAATAAATTTATCCGGTTCAAGAAGATACAAAGATGATGATTTTGAAAATTTGAAAAGAACAATGAAAAGAACTAAGATATAA
- a CDS encoding TonB-dependent receptor has protein sequence MKKRSMFLLAGIATLYYNNAYAQETPKDSTRSASIEQVVITGNSNPKKKIESSTAISTFTAKEIQKQNPISAAALLQRVPGFAVETSGGEVGNNLFARGIPSAGAYEFVQVQEDGLPVFEDGALQFANADNFFRVDNSVSRLEALRGGSGSIFANNSPGGLINFITKEGGNDFRGTAKLETSTYGLMRTDVNVGGALVQDKLFFNVGGFYRTDDGIRKTGFKANQGGQIRMNLKYVFDKGYAKIYYKKLDDRNTFFLPIPLVQNGNDLKEFSGFDANYGTYSYRNISQLNIPQVGGGFFSRNLEDGIHPKVDVLGAEFKYDLGSNFSVLNKTRYTNINMNYTGIFPAGGPQSAADFAKGAGIAGNTFQYSMVSNGAVVNPGYVQKLGFWAIDKQMNNFVNDLQFNYKFDKGNVTAGFYKSNWKSHQYWNWSNILTTATDKPELLNLVDTSLTPNSVGYSKTYNGVTNMSFLLRDSQIQGSLNDLYLNLDYNITDDLSFNGGIRYSHDFYKGYGVNTTSGNLNNSGLTTDGTHSFATTTADENMSVLGNKYTYWNFDVNKVSFTTALNYKINKENAVYARFSNGFRSPNEEAYYNNMNNLSVVKPVTTNQLEVGYKYYSRTFDVAVIPFYSTLKNLSFTDVYSDGSSENKFANTSNLGVELEGYARLFNNVFEVTFNGTIQNPRYKDFTGRNADGTTFSYNDNTVRRMPKFYFNISPAVNLTKEWRAYVSMNYYGKRFQDEKNAQTLPSFSEFGAGTSYQLGKIRFAVDGTNIFNTIGITEGDPRAGSPSGDGIIMARPIMGAAVRASITLDF, from the coding sequence ATGAAAAAAAGATCGATGTTTTTACTTGCCGGTATTGCAACCTTGTATTACAACAATGCATACGCTCAGGAAACTCCTAAAGATTCCACGAGATCGGCTTCCATCGAACAGGTGGTTATTACGGGTAACTCTAACCCGAAAAAGAAAATAGAATCGAGTACGGCGATTTCTACGTTTACAGCAAAAGAAATTCAGAAACAAAACCCGATCAGTGCGGCAGCTTTGTTGCAGCGTGTTCCCGGTTTTGCGGTAGAAACTTCCGGTGGAGAAGTAGGAAACAACCTTTTCGCAAGAGGTATTCCTTCTGCGGGAGCGTATGAATTTGTACAGGTTCAGGAAGACGGTCTTCCGGTGTTTGAAGACGGAGCATTACAGTTTGCCAATGCAGATAATTTCTTCCGTGTAGACAATTCGGTAAGCAGATTAGAAGCTTTGAGAGGAGGTTCAGGTTCTATTTTTGCGAACAATTCTCCGGGAGGTTTAATTAACTTTATTACCAAAGAAGGAGGAAACGATTTCAGAGGAACGGCAAAACTGGAAACCAGTACTTATGGATTAATGCGTACTGATGTAAACGTAGGAGGAGCTTTGGTTCAGGACAAATTATTCTTCAATGTAGGAGGTTTTTACAGAACGGATGACGGAATCAGAAAGACAGGTTTTAAAGCCAATCAGGGCGGACAGATCAGAATGAATCTGAAATATGTTTTCGATAAAGGCTATGCCAAAATCTATTACAAAAAACTGGATGACAGAAATACGTTCTTCCTTCCGATTCCTTTGGTACAGAACGGGAATGATCTGAAAGAATTTTCCGGTTTTGATGCTAATTACGGTACCTATAGCTACAGAAACATCAGTCAGTTGAACATTCCACAAGTTGGCGGAGGGTTTTTCAGCAGAAATTTAGAGGACGGAATTCATCCGAAAGTTGATGTTTTAGGAGCGGAATTCAAATATGATTTGGGCAGTAATTTCTCTGTTTTAAACAAGACAAGATATACCAATATCAATATGAATTATACAGGAATTTTCCCTGCAGGCGGACCTCAAAGCGCGGCTGATTTCGCCAAAGGAGCAGGAATTGCAGGAAATACATTCCAATATTCAATGGTAAGCAACGGAGCAGTGGTAAATCCGGGCTACGTTCAGAAATTAGGTTTCTGGGCAATTGATAAGCAGATGAATAATTTCGTTAACGATTTGCAGTTCAATTATAAATTTGATAAAGGAAATGTAACGGCAGGTTTCTACAAATCTAACTGGAAGTCTCATCAGTACTGGAACTGGAGTAATATTTTAACGACGGCTACCGATAAACCGGAATTGCTGAACTTGGTAGATACTTCATTAACGCCAAACAGTGTTGGTTATTCTAAAACGTACAACGGTGTTACCAATATGTCGTTCCTGTTGAGAGATTCTCAGATCCAGGGAAGTCTGAATGATCTTTATCTGAATTTAGACTATAATATTACCGATGATCTGAGTTTTAACGGAGGAATTCGTTACAGTCACGATTTCTACAAGGGTTACGGTGTGAACACAACGAGTGGAAATCTTAACAATTCCGGATTGACTACTGACGGAACGCACAGTTTTGCAACAACCACTGCGGACGAAAATATGTCTGTTTTAGGCAATAAATACACCTACTGGAATTTTGATGTGAATAAAGTTTCTTTCACAACGGCGCTGAATTATAAAATCAATAAAGAAAATGCAGTGTATGCACGTTTCTCTAATGGTTTCAGATCTCCGAATGAGGAGGCGTACTACAACAATATGAATAATTTATCTGTTGTAAAGCCGGTAACAACCAATCAGTTGGAAGTAGGGTATAAGTATTATTCAAGAACGTTTGATGTAGCGGTAATTCCGTTCTATTCTACATTGAAAAATCTTTCATTTACGGATGTGTATTCAGACGGAAGCTCAGAGAACAAATTTGCAAATACATCAAACTTAGGAGTTGAGCTGGAAGGATATGCAAGATTATTCAATAATGTGTTTGAAGTAACGTTCAACGGAACGATCCAAAATCCAAGATATAAGGATTTCACAGGAAGAAATGCAGACGGAACAACATTCAGTTACAATGATAATACAGTAAGAAGAATGCCGAAATTCTACTTCAATATTTCTCCTGCGGTAAATCTTACCAAAGAATGGAGAGCTTATGTAAGCATGAATTATTACGGAAAACGTTTTCAGGATGAGAAAAATGCGCAGACTCTGCCTTCTTTCTCAGAATTTGGAGCGGGAACTTCTTATCAGTTAGGCAAAATCCGTTTTGCGGTAGACGGAACCAATATCTTTAATACCATCGGTATTACAGAAGGTGATCCAAGAGCCGGATCCCCATCGGGAGACGGAATTATTATGGCAAGACCAATTATGGGTGCTGCGGTAAGAGCTTCTATTACGCTGGATTTCTAA